The Vigna angularis cultivar LongXiaoDou No.4 chromosome 6, ASM1680809v1, whole genome shotgun sequence genome contains the following window.
GAGTATCCAGCGAAgttatttgaacgttcgtcctgagTGTTTAGTGGACTGTACGTTCGTTCTGTTATTCTCTTACAgttaaagatgaaattgatgttACATCATATTGAATTACATTGTGAGCACTATATGGATTGAATCTATGATTATGGATATTGAAtgagcgttccagggtggaatGTCTCCTATATGACTGAATGttaaattggtaaagtatgactgtggtgaGTTACTgatggcttggtccatcctgatattccgtgatgctcatcttcatgtagaagggggtagtcatgtgtgggaatggcaggaggtctttcGTATCCCTCACTTAGCAGGGGCGAAGGATTAACCTCAAGTGGAAGCTGATTAGGTATATCCCGGCTACTACACCACttgggtgcaaggacgcctgtaacttcatggttcatacagtccggacggtctgtcttatatatatatatatatatatatatatatatatatatatatatatatatatatatatatatatatatatatatatatatatatatttatatgctaaattatatgattaaatgaCTTGATGTATGTGTGCATTGAATTATGAACGGTATGTAGGTTgtattaattaaacaatataagcttacccttgcaatgTTCCTTGTGTTGTCTGCTGTTTCTGTAtgtccgtcttgtcaatgcaatgatcatccgttgtggatgtgagcagatggtgaggcaCCCCTGGAAtcaatgctggaagaagaaaatttggaggatgcCAACTTGGTGGAAGTTGAAGTTAAATCGGAGCAGTAGGGACTAGTTCTGTAGGAGCTGTTAGATTTCTGTTCTGTATTTTGGAACTTCTGTATATAGTTTTGCAAAATTGTTCAAACAGATCTggttttgtatattttagaTGATTTTCTGAACGCTGTAATCACTGTAAATATTGCTGTACGTGCTGTACTCTTTTGAGCAGCTGCTGTTTATATTTAAAGACTGCACTGTATTTTCTGTAAATGTAATTAGTTCTGATTAATGgaaattactatttattgggatgttacatttattggtatcagagcagttttgttctaattaaaggacactgtagggttatgagtgcactgtgtttttgctgtgtgcttattgtatgtttaatgagttattattgATTTAACTCTTGGACATAACTAACTCTCGTTTTTCTCTGTATCCAGAGAACTAATGGCACCTAGATTGCCTCCCCCTCCTCAACCGAATGAACCTGATACTTCCAACAATTCTAGACTGTTGGAGAGTGTCATTGAGAGACTCCAACAACAGAATACCACTCTCCTAGAACAAAACGCCACTTTGATGCAGCAAAACCAAGCTGTTATGCAAGGTTTGGAGGCCTCGCGTGTCAACTCTGAAAACACGCAAAGGCAATTGATGGAGATCTTGGCTGCCACTAGAGGTACTCCTGGAGCTTCTTCTTCAAATGCCACTCAACACGCTGCCCAACCCAATACtgaatggagtttggagagttttctccaGCATCATCCGTCTAAGTTCAATGGTAAAGGCCTCCCTGATGAGGCAGACCAGTGGTTAAGGGATATGGAGAGGATCTTCAATGCTAAGAGGTGTCCGGATGAGAACCGTTTAGCGTACACTGAGTACTTGTTGACGGGAGAAGCAAGCCACTGGTGGGCAAGCGCTAGAGCCATCTTAACGGACGCCCAACAACCAGTCACGTGGGAAGTTTTCAGgaataaattttatgaagaatacTTCCCTGACAGCGTTCGTTTTGCAAAGGAAGTTGAGTTTTTACAGCTGGTTCAAGGGGGTATGTCAGTTTCAGAATACACCAATAAATTCAAGCACCTGGTGCGGTTCAATACTATGGCAACCAGTGAGGAGTGGCAGTGTCGGAAGTTTGAGAACGGTCTAAGAAGTGATTTGAAGGTTATGATTTCGAGTTTATGCATAAGAACGTTTCCTGCCATGGTTGAGAGGGCCAAAGTTCTGGAGAAAAATATGGCAGAAGCTGAACGACACAAGAAGCAACAACAAGTTAGTAGGGGACCAATTGTGTCCAGGGGAGGTACTGTTCAGAGGAGGACTCCTTACTCTCGTCCTATTCAGCCACCTAACGTGAGCAGTTCTCAAGCACTGGTTCCTGTCGGACAAACTGGACAAGGAAATGTAACTTGCTTTCAATGTGGGGGGCCGCATTATCGTTCGTCCTGCCCGCAGCTAGTGGGAGGAAAACACTGCAACcgatgtggacgaaatggacatATGGAAAGCGAATGTAACATGAGTGGAAGAGCAGTGATGAGGCCGCCAATTGCTGGAAGGAATCAACAGAGGGGTGGACGTGCACAAGCAGCTGGGCGAGTTTATGCTATCACTGGAGCAGAGGCAGCGCAGGTAATCTTATAACTGGTGAATGCTTGCTGTTTGGAATGCCTTGTCATGTACTGTTTGATTCTGGGGCGacgcactccttcatctcgaaggcgtgtgttgaaaaGCTGGGAATAGTGGAGAGGGATATGCAGTTTGACTTGGTGGTATCAACACCAGCGGCTGGAGAGCTTAGGACATCTACCGTATGCATTAGATGTCCTATTGTGGTGGAGGGGCATAGTTATAAGGTGAACTTAATCTGTTTACCTTTGAAGGACTTGGAGATAattctaggaatggattggctggCTACCAAccatattattattgattgtggcaAGAAGGAATTAGTGTTTcctgaagatgatgaagagtaCTTGGGTGTAACGTTCGGTCAATTGAAAGAGGATATAATGGAAGGTGCAAGCTGTTTTCTCATCATGACGCATGAAGATAAGGAGTTAGGAGGGTTGGCAGAAGCACGGATGTCCAAGGGGAGCAGTATTGAGAGAACGGTTGTGAATGAATTTCTGGACGTTTTTCCAGAAGAGATACCAGGATTGCCTCCTGTTAGAGAGATTGAATTCACCATTGATTTGGTGACAACAGCTGCACCTATATCTGTGCAACCTTACCGGATGGCGCCTGCAGAATTGACCGAGCTtaagaagcagattgaagagctTATGGAGAAGCAATTCATCAGACCAAGCGTATCACCATGGGGAGCTCCTGTACTCTTGGTGAAAAAGAAAGATGGTAGCTCTCGGTTATGTATAGACTACAGGCAATTaaataagctgaccatcaagaacaaatacccGTTGCCAAGGATAGATGATTTGTTGGATCAGCTGCATGGAGCAACGGTATTTTCTAAGATTGATTTGCGTTCGGGATATCACCAAATAAGGGTTAAGGAGgacgacatccagaagacagcgTTTAGATCACGTTATGGACATTATGAGTACGTGGTAATGCCATTTGGAGTAACGAACGCTCCAGCCatcttcatggattacatgaaccGGATATTCAGACCCTATTTGGATAAGTTTGTAGTTGTGttcatagatgatattctcatctactccaaAACCAATGCCGAACATGAGGAACACTTGAGAACAGTACTAACCGTGTTGAGGGAGAAAGAGTTGTACGCAAAGCTGTCAAAGTGTGAATTCTGGTTAAAGGAGGTGCAGTTTTTGGGGCATGTGATCTCGGCTGAAGGTATTTCAGTGGATCCCTCTAAGGTGAGAGCAGTGTTGGATTGGAAGAGCCCGCGTTCAGTCACAGAAGTGAGGAGTTTTGTGGGACTGGCAGGCTATTACAGACGTTTCATAGAGGGGTTCGCCAAGATAGTGGCTCCACTTACCCAGTTGACTAGAAAGGATCATCCATTCGCTTGGACTGATCTGTGTGAAGAGCGGTTCCAGGAGCTGAAGGTGAAactgacgagcgctccagtttTGATTATCCCAGACACGTCCAAGCCATTTGAAGTGTACTGTGACGCTTCTCACCACGGTTTGGGCTGTGTGCTCATGCAAGAGAGACGTGCAGTAGCGTACGCCTCTCGCCAATTGAAGATTCATGAAAAGAATTATCCCACTCACGATCTGGAGTTAGCAGCAGTTGTGTTCGCATTAAAAATTTGGAGACACTATCTATACGGATCAACATTTCAAGTctttagtgatcacaagagcctcAAATATTTGTTTGATCAGAGGGAGCTGAATATGAGGCAAAGACGTTGGTTGGAGTTTTTAAAAGACTATGATTTTGAACTGCTGTATCACCCTGGGAAAGCCAATGTAGTGGCAGACGCTCTAAGCAGGAAGGCAGTGCAAGTCTCGTTAATGATGGTGAAGGAGCTGCACTTAGTGGAGAGTTTCAGAGATCTGAGATTACAGTTTGAGTTAGAGCCTAGCAGCATCAAATGCTGCAATCTTAAAATATCAAGCACTGTATTTGATCGTATCTGGATGAAACAGCGTGAGGATGAAGAGCTGGTGAAAATTTTGAACGTGCTTGGTACAGATCAAGCTAAGGGATTCAATACTGGAACGGATGGTCTACTTCGATATATgggtaggacgtgcgttccAAATGACAGTGAGCTGAAGAGGATCATAATGGAGGAGGGACATCACAGCCGGcttagcatgcatcctggcatgactaagatgtatcaggACCTCCGTTTGTCATTCTGGTGGCCTGGGATGAAGAGTGACATTGCACGTTTTGTGTCATCTTGTTTAACCTGTCAAAGAGCCAAGGCTGAACATCAAAGACCAGGAGGATTGCTGCAGCCATTGGAGattccagaatggaagtgggatagcatctccatggatttcgtgactcATCTGCCACGAACAGTCCGAAACCATGATTCAATTTGGGTGATTGTGGATAGATTGACTAAGAGCGCCCATTTCCTGGCTGTTAATTTGAAGATGTCCATGACAAACTTGGCCAAATTGTACATTAGGGAGATTGTTAGACTGCATGGAGTTCCTTCAAGTATTATATCAGatcgagacacgagattcacatctcgtTTTTGGCAGTCATTGCAAGGAGAATTGGGAAGCAAACTGCAAATGAGTTCtgcttatcaccctcagacggatGGCCAATCTGAACGAACCATCCAAACTCTTGAAGATTTGTTGAGGACCTGCGTTATAGATCATATGGGAGTATGGGATGAAGTTCTGCCACTTGTTGAGTTCACGTATAATAACAGTTATCAATCAAGCATAGGAATGGCACCGTTTGAAGCTCTTTATGGAAGAAAGTGTAGGACTCCTTTGTGTTGGTTCCAAGAAGGTGAAACTGCAGTAACTGGACCTGAATTGATCCAGCACACCACCGAGAAAGTGAAACTGATCCAGGAACGATTGAAGACGTCTCAAAGCAGGCAGAAATCGTATGCTGATAGGAGAAGAAGACCCTTAGAGTTTGCTGCTGGAGATCACGTGTTTCTGAGGTTGAATCCAATCACGGGAGTGGGAAGAGTccttcgtccaaagaagctttCTCCCAAGTACGTTGGACCTTATCAAATTCTGAAGAAGATTGGATCAGTGGCGTATGAATTGGCTTTACCACCTCAACTGTCCAACCTTCATCCAGTCTTTCACGTTTCACAACTCAGGAAGTACATAGCTGATCCATCACACGTACTGGAGTTAGAAGACATCCAAATTCGCCCAGACCGGACACTGGAGATGCAACCTGTTTGTGTGGAAGACAGCCGCACCAGACTCTACAAAGGCAAAGATGTTCATCTCGTGAAAGTGGTGTGGAATGCCAAGAATGGTGACTCAACATGGGAGGTGGAAGAGGCTGTGAAGGAGTTGTACCCTCACCTATTCCCTGGTAAGCTTtagaattttcgaggacgaaaatttttgtagttaagGGGAATGTGAGAACCTGATAGATTAATACACACTAATTCATTCTCTGATCACTATTTTAATGCACCGTGACACGTCAAAATGCACTCACATCTCCACTGCATGCGCCTGCCATGTGTCACGGTCGGAGCATTCTGAGAAGGTTAGTGGGAGACAAGTGGCGTGTGGAGGTTGGGGAGTTCATTCTgcagggaaagagaaaaataattctgaaaaactcttcctcttcctcctgcatgcttcatcttcttctcagaATTTCTGCTTCCAAATTCTCTGCCCTCTCTCTAAACCGTTTTCATCTTCTCCCTAAGATAACTCATCATCAAACCTCTGATCTTATTTCAGACACCATAGAAACCTTCCCTGCACTGTGAACATCATTCGGATCCGAACAGAATTGAGaactgaactggtaagttctcgtctcTGTGCCTTCGTCCATTTAGTTCATGCCAACCaaaattctggttgcatgcatgagttAGAAGTCTGATCTGTGTACGATTTTGGTGTATTAGATTAAATAGAAGTGGTTGAGTGAAATTCTGGTAGAAAGCCGTGAGAGTACGAGAGAAGCTCTAAGCATTTGAAGTGTACTGCTTGAtcaagtaagggaagcttatatgtttaattatacTGCTTGATTTTATAATCTGAGTTACCTGTATGTAAAGTCTGATGTTGGAGCTGTTATGAACTGTTACTGATATCTGATATGATTTCTGATGTTGGTTTAATCTGCCATGAACAAACACTGCTTGTATGTATTATATACGTTGTTGTTGATTTTGATTAAATGTATGCTGATCTGATCATGGATGAATGGAGTATGGTGATTGTTTAGTTGGAATGATTCAGTTATTGAAATctgtatgatgatgatgtttaaGATGAATTAAATCtggaatgaaagttataaagttataaattcgaaatctggaaaattctgCTAAGGTCGAGAAATCTGAAATTTCATGCTTCCTCACTgataaataacgttcgtccctgttcggtcttaaaccgttcggCATTTTAGTACAGTAACTTAGGttgggattctttcatttggaaggaATTCTGCTCATGAACGAGCGTCCCAAATTGAATGTCTGAGCGTTCGTCTAGCTCagcaatatttaaatatttaaaactttatgaataagtaacgctcggtcttataccgaagcgttcgtccaaattagcGTTCGGCCatatgttgaacgttcgtctgTGATAGCACTCGTTCTCCTGTCgagtgtttgtttttttttatacgcgttcggcctcatgtcgagcgttcgtcattcgtagcgttcggccttatgtcgatcGTCCGTTCTCAATAAGCGCTCGGTCTTGTCACGAGCGTCCGTTCTGAATCTCGCTAGGTCTCATACCTCGCGTTCGTACTAAGTGAATGTTCAATTgatgaaatagcgttcgtccaaagtaTTCAAGTATTCATTTTCTTTGCATTCGTTCCATTCCTGGAAATTTGATTCATATGTAAATCTCTTGAAAAATAATTCTAAGTGTTACTGATCCTCCTTTGTACTCTAAATCTGGTTCAAGTTTCCATCATGATTATTTTCTAAGTATCAATAAATTTCAAGtcgagtcagttcatttaacagAAATCAATAGAAATTACGTTCGTTCTAATTATTTTCCTGAGTATCCAGCGAAgttatttgaacgttcgtcctgagTGTTTAGTGGACTGTACGTTCGTTCTGTTATTCTCTTACAgttaaagatgaaattgatgttACATCATATTGAATTACATTGTGAGCACTATATGGATTGAATCTATGATTATGGATATTGAAtgagcgttccagggtggaatGTCTCCTATATGACTGAATGttaaattggtaaagtatgactgtggtgaGTTACTgatggcttggtccatcctgatattccgtgatgctcatcttcatgtagaagggggtagtcatgtgtgggaatggcaggaggtctttcGTATCCCTCACTTAGCAGGGGCGAAGGATTAACCTCAAGTGGAAGCTGATTAGGTATATCCCGGCTACTACACCACttgggtgcaaggacgcctgtaacttcatggttcatacagtccggacggtctgtcttatatatatatatatatatatatatatatatatatatatatatatatatatatatatatatatatatatatatatatatatatatatatatatttatatgctaaattatatgattaaatgaCTTGATGTATGTGTGCATTGAATTATGAACGGTATGTAGGTTgtattaattaaacaatataagcttacccttgcaatgTTCCTTGTGTTGTCTGCTGTTTCTGTAtgtccgtcttgtcaatgcaatgatcatccgttgtggatgtgagcagatggtgaggcaCCCCTGGAAtcaatgctggaagaagaaaatttggaggatgcCAACTTGGTGGAAGTTGAAGTTAAATCGGAGCAGTAGGGACTAGTTCTGTAGGAGCTGTTAGATTTCTGTTCTGTATTTTGGAACTTCTGTATATAGTTTTGCAAAATTGTTCAAACAGATCTggttttgtatattttagaTGATTTTCTGAACGCTGTAATCACTGTAAATATTGCTGTACGTGTTGTACTCTTTTGAGCAGCTGCTGTTTATATTTAAAGACTGCACTGTATTTTCTGTAAATGTAATTAGTTCTGATTAATGgaaattactatttattgggatgttacattaagataaattttaattatgatattatattaaaaattatattttaaatttaacttaatttatttataaaatatgattttctatttaattatatatgttatatttaagaaaaatgtttttttaacaatctTTTTAGAACCGCTATGTGGTAACTCGGATCTATTCAACTTTTAACAACCAtctaaatataattgattaataatagTTACGTGACAGAATGCACTTCTTACAAACAGAGAACTGTAAATTAGTTACTCAATAAGTCATCACGTTCTTCACCAACACTTGGACCGGGGACCGTGATTTTGGACGGAAACAAAGTTTCGGTTTGCGTCCAATCCCGCTACCTAACAGTTTAAGACCgacaacttaaaaaattaacgaTGAATTTAAcgtttttttagattttaaaaaagttaaaatcaatGTTCATTTCAAAAAGTTGTTTGGTTTAGAAAAAAACTTTGTTCGTTTTACCTgaacatatttttttacttgATTTACAGATccttaaaataaatatggatttaaaaatgaaatttatttgattgactTTATGTAAATATCGTTTCACGGCAACCACCACGTACAGTAGTTAAAGAAACCCGAGGAAGTCTCCACCAAAATAAATGATAACAAGTGGTTTCTAAAATCGTGTAAAACAAGGAAGGAAATACTAGCTAACTAGCAGTGGCAGCCATTCATTATTTAACATTTCAGTACATTACCGAGATATTAGTAATTTAGGGTTCTTTGCTTATAGtgatcataaataaaatataactctAAGGCTCAGTTTGGATGTCACGAATTAGTGTAaacattttaagaaatatatcctcgtataataaaaaaaaacaaaattatttgtcagtttttcaattttttatataatttaattattccttgttatattattgtattaCTATAAAAAGATTCCCAATTACGTGTAACATGAAAAAACGTTTTAGGAGATATAGTTTCCACGACGTGTGAACGCGGGTATTTCACACGttaggaagaaaagaaaaaaacgtaGACGAAAGCAAACCGCGATCTCTATATAATGTGGTGTATCGGATCCAATAACACTTAAAACAAAAGAGCGTTTGATTAGCTTTCGTACTAAGATGGAAGGCGTAGAACACAAAACGGTGGAAGTGAATGGCATAAAAATGCATGTAGCAGAGAAAGGAGAGGGTCCTGTGGTGTTATTCCTCCATGGCTTCCCCGAGCTCTGGTACTCCTGGCGCCACCAGATTCTCTCTCTCAGCTCCAGAGGCTACCGCGCTGTTGCACCGGATTTACGTGGCTACGGTGATACAGAGGCACCAGATTCAATCAGCAGCTACACCGGCTTTCAGATAGTGGGTGATCTGATTGCGCTTATAGACCTTCTGGGTGTCGACCAAGTCTTCCTTGTGGCTCATGACTGGGGTGCCATCATAGGTTGGTATCTCTGCATGTTTCGCCCCGACAGAGTCAAGGCCTATGTCTGCCTCAGTGTTCCTCTTCTTCACAGAGACCCCAACATCAGAACCGTCGATGCCATGCGTGCTATGTACGGAGACGACTACTACATCTGCAGATTTCAGGTATATACTCATTCTTGTTTTTCCCAACActgtttttcattttacttttaagctctttttcttttatgtgaaGTGAAAGGAGAATTTAGTGGAGTAATTTTAGATCTGATGGTAATTATTGTATTGAAAACTTGTGACAGAAACCAGGCGAAATGGAGGCTCAGATGGCTGAAGTTGGGACTGAGTATGTGTTGAAAAACATTCTGACAACTCGAAAACCTGGTCCTCCGATCCTTCCCAAGGGAGAGTATGGAACCGGGTTCAATCCAGATATGCCGAATTCCTTACCCTCTTGGCTCACGGACGATGATCTTGCCTATTACGTATCCAAATTTGAGAAAACTGGCTTCACAGGACCCTTGAACTATTACAGAAATTTGAACTTGTAATTAATCTATGGTTTCCTTTTCGCTGAAAATTTATCAGAAAGACATGTATTTAATTAACTGTGTTGTTGCTTACAGAAATTGGGAGCTGACAGCACCATGGAGTGGAGCAAAAATCCAAGTGCCGGTAAAGTTCATCACAGGAGAGTTGGATATGGTGTACACCTCTCTGAACATGAAGGAGTATATTCACGGTGGAGGTTTCAAACAAGATGTGCCAAATTTAGAAGAAGTGATTGTGCAGAAAGATGTAGCTCACTTCAATAATCAAGAAGCAGCTGAGGAAATCAATAATcacatttatgattttatcaagaAGTTTTGATCACCGAACGAATAGAATACTGATATATCGAACACAGTCGAAAGGTGGTAGGTGGCGAAGAATCTGAATTGTTACCGATGCgtttatcttatctttttatgGATAACATCGTCATTTTATCAAACGTGTGCTTTCAAACTCCTGGAAAATAAGTTTTCAATCTTTTCGtctaataataaatacattttcaaactCGTCACCTGATTACATAAGTTTTCAATCGAGTTCCTTAAGGTAATATAATCTTCCCTAAAAATGACATCACGTGTCATATGATGATTTAGTTTGTAATTTATTCTCATCAATAAATTTATCTGAAAAATAGTTTTGGAatgcatttttttcttcatgtaATGTTGCAGAAATTCGAGTGAGAAAAAAGTAAtgtatttactatttttagtttctataaACTATTAATATGCTTCTTAGTTTAAAGGATATTCTAACATGTGTGTgggaaattttatatttgtatattgtCATTCCAATATATTGTCATTTCtacttattatatttgtatgtttattGCTTTTACAAATCTAAGTTAtgtaataaaacataaatttccaTGAACTATTTTTCTATCACATAAttctatatttttctaaataacttCATTTGcttagaaaaaataaacaacaagtGGGGTGGGCATGTGTCATGTCAAAATGTATagttataacaaaattatgagTTTGATGACGAGCAA
Protein-coding sequences here:
- the LOC108342801 gene encoding uncharacterized protein LOC108342801 gives rise to the protein MEGVEHKTVEVNGIKMHVAEKGEGPVVLFLHGFPELWYSWRHQILSLSSRGYRAVAPDLRGYGDTEAPDSISSYTGFQIVGDLIALIDLLGVDQVFLVAHDWGAIIGWYLCMFRPDRVKAYVCLSVPLLHRDPNIRTVDAMRAMYGDDYYICRFQKPGEMEAQMAEVGTEYVLKNILTTRKPGPPILPKGEYGTGFNPDMPNSLPSWLTDDDLAYYVSKFEKTGFTGPLNYYRNLNLNWELTAPWSGAKIQVPVKFITGELDMVYTSLNMKEYIHGGGFKQDVPNLEEVIVQKDVAHFNNQEAAEEINNHIYDFIKKF